Proteins encoded within one genomic window of Jiangella mangrovi:
- a CDS encoding pyridoxamine 5'-phosphate oxidase family protein: MTRADPAGLEHLDRQTCYDLLSRTLIGRLVFTQGALPAIEPVRFRLEGHDVVIDAELGLVLPAASRMAVVAFEADAYDEDTRTGWRVVLIGRSHADGDRVRIRPEIVRGRRIRSLPLTAHQDTAVG; encoded by the coding sequence TTGACGCGTGCCGACCCCGCCGGTCTCGAGCACCTGGACCGGCAGACCTGCTACGACCTGCTCTCGCGGACGTTGATCGGGCGGCTGGTGTTCACGCAGGGCGCGCTGCCGGCCATCGAGCCGGTCCGGTTCAGGCTCGAGGGCCACGACGTGGTCATCGACGCCGAGCTGGGACTCGTCCTGCCGGCGGCGTCGAGAATGGCGGTCGTCGCGTTCGAGGCCGACGCCTACGACGAGGACACCCGCACGGGCTGGCGCGTGGTGCTGATCGGGCGGTCGCACGCCGACGGCGACCGCGTCCGGATCAGGCCCGAGATCGTCCGCGGCCGCCGGATCCGGTCGCTCCCGCTGACGGCGCACCAGGACACCGCCGTCGGCTGA
- a CDS encoding MerR family DNA-binding protein: MDIIADAPSAWPGGGLRSGELAAAAEVNLQTLRYYERRGLLAAPDRTLGGHRVYPPDAVTTVRVIKAAQRLGFTLDEISELVHTGRRHARTDADLHERAAAKIAEIESRIADLVAIRDTLRAALDAGCHELRDCAGSPDCPIPFTGLAHEA; encoded by the coding sequence ATGGACATCATCGCCGACGCGCCGTCCGCCTGGCCCGGGGGCGGGCTGCGCAGCGGCGAACTGGCCGCCGCGGCCGAGGTCAACCTGCAGACGCTGCGCTACTACGAGCGACGCGGACTGCTCGCCGCGCCGGACCGCACGCTCGGCGGCCACCGCGTCTACCCGCCCGACGCCGTCACGACCGTCCGGGTCATCAAGGCGGCCCAGCGGCTCGGGTTCACGCTGGACGAGATCTCCGAGCTCGTCCACACCGGCCGCCGGCACGCCCGCACCGACGCCGACCTGCACGAGCGGGCCGCGGCGAAGATCGCCGAGATCGAGTCGCGGATCGCCGACCTGGTCGCGATCCGCGACACCCTGCGGGCGGCGCTGGACGCCGGCTGCCACGAGCTGCGCGACTGCGCGGGCAGCCCGGACTGCCCGATCCCCTTCACCGGCCTGGCCCACGAGGCGTGA
- a CDS encoding DUF1232 domain-containing protein, with amino-acid sequence MPGWLQAVLVAAGVLVLTWVVLVVLAARLPPGLAKDLAGFLPDCVTTARRLRRDPRVPRRARVAVLFGMLWVLSPIDLIPEFLPVIGPLDDVVVVALVLRYAARSVPAEALFEAWPGNPDLLRRLVGISPPR; translated from the coding sequence ATGCCCGGCTGGCTCCAGGCCGTCCTCGTCGCGGCGGGCGTGCTCGTCCTGACCTGGGTCGTGCTGGTCGTGCTGGCGGCGCGGCTGCCGCCGGGCCTGGCGAAGGACCTCGCCGGGTTCCTGCCCGACTGCGTCACCACCGCCCGGCGGCTGCGCCGCGACCCGCGGGTGCCGCGCCGGGCCCGGGTCGCCGTCCTGTTCGGCATGCTCTGGGTGCTGTCGCCGATCGACCTCATCCCTGAGTTCCTGCCGGTCATCGGCCCGCTCGACGACGTCGTCGTGGTCGCCCTGGTGCTGCGCTACGCCGCGAGGTCGGTGCCGGCCGAGGCCCTGTTCGAGGCCTGGCCGGGCAACCCGGACCTGCTGCGCCGCCTCGTCGGGATCAGTCCGCCTCGATGA
- a CDS encoding glycoside hydrolase family 3 N-terminal domain-containing protein, with product MTAHAWAGPRTGPWHDTARPLAERVDALLAAMTPEEKAGQLGSFWQRPGGHGDAVDDTQVAPMEGEMAGPASFADALEFGLGHITRVYGTAPVTAADGIADLRARQAHVQRVSRFGIPAIAHEECLTGFTAYGATVYPTPLAWGAAFDPALVEEMAAAIGRDLRSVGIDQGLSPVLDVVRDYRWGRVEESIGEDPYLVATTATAYVRGLQASGLVATLKHFAGYSASRSARNHAPVSAGPRELAEVLLPPFELAVREGAAGSVMASYAAVDGVPPTASRELLTTLLREQWGFDGTVVSDYWAVPFLQAMHRIAADDDGAGRLALTAGVDVELPETVGFARLAAQVRDGVIPAAALDDAARRVLLQKARLGLLDPDWEPRTADPETIDLDSPANRSLAARLAEESVVLLANDGTLPLTPSARKVAVVGTTAVEPRTFLGCYSFPNHVLAQYGDGTDLGVAVPTLLDALRTEFGGADVMHATGAAITGDDRSGFAAAAELAAGADVAVVAVGDLAGLFGRGTSGEGCDAPDLALPGVQADLVAAVLDAGTPVVLVVVSGRPYALGDLAPRCAAVVQAFLPGEEGGAAIAGVLSGRVQPSGRLPVAVPRTPSSSLPTYRAARLDQRTDGVSNLDPAPLYPFGHGLAYTTVAYEALTLSAPSISADGSVDVTVTVRNTGDRPVDEVVQLYLTDHVAQTVRPVRELAGFHRVPLAVGETRRVRFTVHADRTSFIGLDLRRIVEPGTFTLAAGRSSEDLPVAAELEITGAGVRVLDGPRVMTTPGVIEAD from the coding sequence ATGACTGCTCACGCATGGGCCGGCCCGCGCACGGGCCCCTGGCACGACACCGCCCGGCCGCTCGCCGAGCGGGTCGACGCGTTGCTCGCCGCGATGACGCCCGAGGAGAAGGCCGGCCAGCTCGGCAGCTTCTGGCAGCGGCCCGGCGGCCACGGCGACGCCGTCGACGACACCCAGGTCGCGCCCATGGAGGGCGAGATGGCCGGGCCGGCCTCGTTCGCCGACGCGCTCGAGTTCGGCCTCGGCCACATCACCCGGGTGTACGGGACGGCACCGGTCACCGCCGCCGACGGGATCGCCGACCTGCGCGCCCGCCAGGCGCACGTGCAGCGGGTGTCGCGGTTCGGGATCCCGGCCATCGCGCACGAGGAGTGCCTGACGGGGTTCACGGCGTACGGCGCGACGGTGTACCCGACGCCGCTGGCGTGGGGCGCGGCGTTCGACCCGGCGCTGGTCGAGGAGATGGCCGCGGCGATCGGCCGTGACCTGCGCTCCGTCGGCATCGACCAGGGCCTCTCCCCCGTGCTCGACGTGGTCCGCGACTACCGCTGGGGCCGGGTCGAGGAGTCCATCGGCGAGGACCCGTACCTGGTGGCGACGACGGCGACGGCGTACGTCCGCGGCCTGCAGGCGTCCGGCCTGGTGGCGACGTTGAAGCACTTCGCCGGCTACTCGGCGTCGCGGTCCGCGCGCAACCACGCGCCGGTGTCCGCCGGGCCGCGCGAGCTGGCCGAGGTGCTGCTGCCGCCGTTCGAGCTGGCGGTCCGCGAGGGCGCGGCCGGCTCGGTCATGGCGTCCTACGCGGCGGTCGACGGCGTCCCGCCGACGGCCAGCCGCGAGCTGCTGACGACGCTGCTGCGCGAGCAGTGGGGCTTCGACGGAACGGTCGTGTCGGACTACTGGGCGGTCCCGTTCCTGCAGGCCATGCACCGGATCGCGGCCGACGACGACGGCGCCGGCCGGCTCGCGCTGACCGCCGGGGTGGACGTCGAGCTGCCCGAGACGGTCGGGTTCGCGCGGCTGGCGGCGCAGGTGCGCGACGGCGTCATCCCGGCGGCGGCGCTGGACGACGCCGCCCGGCGCGTGCTGCTGCAGAAGGCCCGGCTCGGCCTGCTCGACCCGGACTGGGAGCCGCGGACGGCGGACCCGGAGACGATCGACCTCGACTCCCCCGCCAACCGGTCGCTCGCGGCGCGGCTGGCCGAGGAGTCCGTCGTGCTGCTGGCCAACGACGGCACCCTGCCGCTGACGCCGTCGGCCCGGAAGGTCGCGGTCGTCGGCACTACCGCCGTCGAGCCGCGCACGTTCCTCGGCTGCTACTCCTTCCCCAACCACGTGCTGGCGCAGTACGGCGACGGCACCGACCTGGGTGTCGCGGTGCCGACGCTGCTGGACGCGCTGCGCACGGAGTTCGGCGGGGCCGACGTCATGCATGCCACCGGCGCGGCGATCACCGGCGACGACCGGTCCGGGTTCGCGGCGGCGGCCGAACTGGCCGCCGGGGCGGACGTCGCGGTCGTGGCGGTCGGCGACCTGGCCGGGCTGTTCGGCCGCGGCACGTCCGGCGAGGGGTGCGACGCGCCCGACCTCGCGCTGCCGGGCGTCCAGGCCGACCTGGTGGCGGCCGTGCTGGACGCCGGCACGCCGGTCGTGCTGGTGGTGGTGTCCGGGCGGCCGTACGCGCTCGGCGACCTCGCGCCCCGGTGCGCGGCCGTGGTCCAGGCGTTCCTGCCGGGTGAGGAGGGCGGGGCGGCCATCGCCGGGGTGCTGTCCGGGCGCGTGCAGCCGAGCGGCCGGCTGCCCGTCGCCGTCCCGCGGACGCCGTCGTCGTCGCTGCCGACCTACCGCGCGGCCCGGCTGGACCAGCGCACCGACGGCGTGTCGAACCTCGACCCCGCGCCGCTGTACCCGTTCGGGCACGGCCTGGCGTACACGACGGTGGCCTACGAGGCGCTGACACTCAGCGCGCCGTCGATCTCCGCCGATGGCTCCGTCGACGTGACGGTCACGGTGCGCAACACCGGCGACCGGCCGGTCGACGAGGTCGTCCAGCTCTACCTCACCGACCACGTCGCACAGACGGTCCGGCCGGTGCGCGAGCTGGCCGGGTTCCACCGGGTGCCGCTGGCGGTGGGCGAAACGCGCCGGGTGCGGTTCACCGTCCACGCCGACCGCACCTCGTTCATCGGCCTGGACCTGCGCCGGATCGTCGAGCCGGGCACGTTCACACTCGCCGCCGGCCGGTCCAGCGAGGATCTCCCCGTCGCCGCCGAGCTCGAGATCACCGGCGCCGGCGTCCGCGTCCTCGATGGTCCCCGGGTGATGACGACCCCGGGGGTCATCGAGGCGGACTGA
- a CDS encoding carbohydrate ABC transporter permease has translation MMSGRAIKETPNVLGALGGLVWLVVTVVPIYYLVLTSLRSQQDYYVENPLLPPSSPTLDAYRLVLENDFLRYLGNSVLVTVVSVAVVLTVSLMASYYLVRAGTPLSRGSLRLVLLGLAIPVQATIIPVYYLIIQLGLYDSLLALMLPAVAFAIPISVLIIVNFVRDIPAELFESMRADGAGDWRILWSLVTPLSRPALITVGIYQALQVWNGFLFPLVLTQSSSVRVLPLSLWTYQGQFAVNVPAVLAAVTLSALPILAAFIVGRRYLVSGLTAGFGK, from the coding sequence ATGATGAGCGGCCGCGCGATCAAGGAGACCCCGAACGTCCTCGGCGCCCTTGGCGGGCTGGTCTGGCTCGTCGTCACAGTCGTGCCGATCTACTACCTGGTGCTCACCAGCCTGCGCTCGCAGCAGGACTACTACGTCGAGAACCCGCTGCTGCCGCCGTCGAGCCCGACGCTGGACGCGTACCGGCTGGTGCTCGAGAACGACTTCCTGCGCTACCTGGGCAACAGCGTCCTCGTCACCGTCGTGTCCGTGGCCGTGGTGCTGACGGTGTCGCTCATGGCGTCGTACTACCTGGTCCGTGCCGGCACGCCGCTGTCCCGCGGCTCGCTGCGGCTGGTGCTGCTGGGGCTGGCGATCCCGGTGCAGGCGACGATCATCCCGGTCTACTACCTGATCATCCAGCTCGGCCTGTACGACAGCCTGCTCGCGCTGATGCTGCCGGCGGTCGCGTTCGCGATCCCGATCAGCGTGCTGATCATCGTGAACTTCGTCCGCGACATCCCCGCGGAGCTGTTCGAGTCGATGCGGGCCGACGGCGCCGGCGACTGGCGGATCCTGTGGTCGCTCGTGACGCCGCTGAGCCGGCCCGCGCTCATCACCGTCGGCATCTACCAGGCGCTGCAGGTCTGGAACGGGTTCCTGTTCCCGCTGGTCCTCACCCAGAGCTCGTCGGTGCGGGTGCTGCCGCTGTCGCTGTGGACCTACCAGGGCCAGTTCGCGGTCAACGTGCCCGCCGTGCTGGCCGCTGTCACGCTCTCCGCGCTGCCCATCCTGGCCGCGTTCATCGTCGGCCGGCGCTACCTGGTGTCCGGCCTCACCGCCGGCTTCGGCAAGTGA
- a CDS encoding carbohydrate ABC transporter permease yields the protein MTTVERPGAATPTRPVAAVRRARTGPSFWMAVPALAFFALFALLPLGGVAVLSFMEWDGLGTPRWDGIGIWIDTLTDQATLDALWRTIVFVVVSYLFQAPVALLLGVFMAGRQRYRAVWSVLYFLPLLFSSAAIGITFRSLLDPNFGLSRAFPAGTLSTNWLGNPDLALYAAIFVLGWCWVPFHALLYQAGVRQIPASLYEAAVLDGAGRVKQFRYVTLPQLRYTIVTSSTLMIVGSLTCFDIVFVLTGGGPGEATRILPLDMYLTGFRSYQMGPASVIAVVLVVVGLAVSLLLNRITGSSRMQSQQAGA from the coding sequence ATGACGACTGTCGAGCGGCCCGGTGCGGCCACCCCGACGCGGCCCGTCGCGGCCGTGCGGAGAGCCCGCACCGGGCCGTCGTTCTGGATGGCCGTGCCGGCCCTGGCGTTCTTCGCCCTCTTCGCGCTCCTCCCCCTCGGCGGCGTCGCCGTCCTCTCCTTCATGGAGTGGGACGGACTCGGCACGCCGCGGTGGGACGGCATCGGCATCTGGATCGACACCCTCACCGACCAGGCGACCCTCGATGCGCTCTGGCGCACCATCGTGTTCGTCGTCGTGTCGTACCTGTTCCAGGCCCCGGTCGCGCTGCTGCTCGGCGTCTTCATGGCCGGCCGGCAGCGCTATCGGGCGGTCTGGTCGGTGCTGTACTTCCTGCCGCTGCTGTTCTCGTCGGCGGCCATCGGCATCACGTTCCGGTCGCTGCTGGACCCGAACTTCGGCCTGTCCCGGGCCTTCCCGGCCGGCACACTGAGCACGAACTGGCTCGGCAACCCCGACCTAGCCCTCTACGCGGCGATCTTCGTGCTCGGCTGGTGCTGGGTCCCGTTCCACGCGCTGCTCTACCAGGCCGGCGTGCGGCAGATCCCGGCGTCGCTGTACGAGGCGGCGGTGCTCGACGGGGCCGGACGGGTGAAGCAGTTCCGCTACGTGACGCTGCCGCAGCTGCGCTACACGATCGTGACGTCGTCGACGCTGATGATCGTCGGCTCGCTGACCTGCTTCGACATCGTGTTCGTCCTGACCGGCGGCGGCCCGGGCGAGGCGACCCGGATCCTGCCGCTGGACATGTACCTCACCGGGTTCCGCAGCTACCAGATGGGCCCCGCCAGCGTCATCGCGGTGGTCCTGGTGGTCGTCGGCCTCGCGGTGTCGCTGCTGCTCAACCGCATCACGGGGTCCAGTCGCATGCAGAGCCAGCAGGCGGGGGCATGA
- a CDS encoding extracellular solute-binding protein, with protein sequence MRHTRLRAVTTAAVAAVAALTLAACGGASPGDSTDGSTDGNTSDGDDGDSAAGGEAGAWILTGGGWPVTAASFERWNEANADQQITVEEFENDAFKEKIRTSVGSGEAPTLIMNWTGGTLADYVANSQVDDITAETEDLVSRVMPSVAQNGVIDGTTYAVPMNDVQPVILYYNEDVFAQAGIEVPTTWQETLDAVATLSDAGIIPFSLAGQSVWPELMWIQYLTDRIGGPEVFQAVLDGEADAWSDPAIVEALTKIQELVDAGGFGDAFASVAADQSADAALVHTGRAAMLLQGSWVYATFHTDNPEFATSALGFTTFPTIEGGSGDPGNIVGNPANFWSISASASDEAKQTALDYLNEFVYDEDQLTAMLDAGSVPPVAGLEDRIAQSDDAEYLEFAYGMVNDAPHFQLSWDQALPADQAQELLTNLSQIFLGEIIPQQFVDAMNATL encoded by the coding sequence ATGAGGCACACCAGACTCCGGGCCGTGACGACCGCGGCAGTCGCGGCCGTCGCGGCACTCACACTGGCAGCGTGCGGGGGCGCGAGCCCCGGCGACTCGACCGACGGCAGCACCGACGGCAACACGAGCGACGGCGACGACGGCGACAGCGCCGCCGGCGGCGAGGCCGGCGCGTGGATCCTCACCGGCGGCGGCTGGCCGGTCACGGCCGCCTCGTTCGAGCGCTGGAACGAGGCCAACGCCGACCAGCAGATCACGGTCGAGGAGTTCGAGAACGACGCGTTCAAGGAGAAGATCCGCACGTCGGTGGGCTCGGGCGAGGCGCCGACGCTGATCATGAACTGGACCGGCGGCACGCTCGCCGACTACGTCGCCAACAGCCAGGTCGACGACATCACGGCCGAGACCGAGGACCTCGTCAGCCGGGTCATGCCGTCCGTCGCGCAGAACGGCGTCATCGACGGCACCACCTACGCGGTCCCGATGAACGACGTCCAGCCGGTCATCCTCTACTACAACGAGGACGTCTTCGCGCAGGCCGGCATCGAGGTCCCGACCACCTGGCAGGAGACCCTCGACGCCGTCGCGACCCTGAGCGACGCCGGCATCATCCCGTTCTCGCTGGCCGGGCAGAGCGTCTGGCCCGAGCTCATGTGGATCCAGTACCTCACCGACCGCATCGGCGGCCCCGAGGTCTTCCAGGCGGTGCTCGACGGCGAGGCGGACGCCTGGTCCGACCCCGCGATCGTCGAGGCGCTGACGAAGATCCAGGAGCTGGTCGACGCCGGCGGGTTCGGCGACGCGTTCGCCTCGGTCGCCGCGGATCAGAGCGCCGACGCCGCGCTGGTGCACACCGGCCGCGCCGCCATGCTGCTGCAGGGCAGCTGGGTCTACGCGACCTTCCACACCGACAACCCGGAGTTCGCGACGTCCGCACTCGGCTTCACGACGTTCCCGACCATCGAGGGCGGCAGTGGCGACCCGGGCAACATCGTCGGCAACCCGGCCAACTTCTGGTCCATCTCGGCGTCGGCGAGCGACGAGGCCAAGCAGACCGCGCTGGACTACCTCAACGAGTTCGTCTACGACGAGGACCAGCTGACGGCCATGCTCGACGCCGGCAGCGTCCCGCCGGTCGCGGGCCTGGAGGACCGGATCGCGCAGAGCGACGACGCGGAGTACCTGGAGTTCGCCTACGGCATGGTGAACGACGCGCCGCACTTCCAGCTCTCGTGGGACCAGGCACTCCCGGCCGACCAGGCGCAGGAGCTGCTGACCAACCTCAGCCAGATCTTCCTCGGCGAGATCATCCCGCAGCAGTTCGTCGACGCGATGAACGCCACGCTCTGA
- a CDS encoding LacI family DNA-binding transcriptional regulator produces MRGERPTLDTVAQVAGVSKATVSKVLNGRGDVSAATRARVQDAIASLGYVPSTGRRVHDTTPTVTVLFDAFVNLYSAQVLSGVVSAGNEQGVDVVVTHLSDAPDALTPSWFRGLAAKGHAGLIVVTTEVRSEQVRACADAGLGLVAIDPVSIDPSTTDQLVSVSATNWSGGLQATEHLLGLGHRRIGFAGGLPASRPAQQRLHGHLAALSSRGLAADDDLVLQVGFSHEDGRSMASRLLGLPSPPTAIVAGCDASALGVMEEARRRGLRLPEDLSIVGFDDTYAAAWTSPQLTTVRQPMREMGRVALRTLLSLAQGQRPETHHFELATTLVERSSTAPFT; encoded by the coding sequence ATGCGTGGAGAGCGGCCGACACTCGACACCGTGGCGCAGGTCGCCGGGGTCTCGAAGGCGACGGTGTCGAAGGTGCTGAACGGGCGCGGCGACGTGTCAGCCGCCACCCGAGCGCGGGTGCAGGACGCCATCGCGTCGCTCGGCTACGTTCCCAGCACCGGCCGGCGCGTGCACGACACCACGCCGACGGTCACCGTCCTGTTCGACGCGTTCGTCAACCTGTACTCCGCGCAGGTCCTCTCCGGTGTCGTGTCCGCGGGCAACGAGCAGGGCGTCGACGTGGTGGTGACGCACCTGTCGGACGCGCCCGACGCGTTGACGCCGTCGTGGTTCCGCGGGCTGGCCGCGAAGGGCCACGCCGGGCTGATCGTCGTGACGACGGAGGTCCGGTCCGAACAGGTCCGCGCCTGCGCCGACGCCGGGCTCGGCCTGGTCGCCATCGACCCCGTCTCGATCGACCCGAGCACCACCGACCAGCTGGTCAGCGTGAGCGCCACCAACTGGTCCGGCGGCCTGCAGGCGACCGAGCACCTGCTGGGGCTGGGTCACCGGCGCATCGGGTTCGCCGGCGGGCTGCCCGCCTCGCGGCCGGCGCAGCAGCGGCTGCACGGTCACCTGGCCGCCCTGAGCAGCCGCGGCCTGGCCGCCGACGACGACCTGGTGCTGCAGGTGGGCTTCAGCCACGAGGACGGCCGCTCGATGGCGTCCCGGCTGCTCGGGTTACCGTCGCCGCCGACGGCGATCGTGGCCGGCTGCGACGCGTCGGCGCTGGGCGTCATGGAGGAGGCCCGGCGGCGCGGACTGCGGCTCCCCGAGGACCTGAGCATCGTCGGCTTCGACGACACCTACGCGGCCGCGTGGACCTCGCCCCAGCTGACGACGGTGCGTCAGCCGATGCGCGAGATGGGCCGGGTGGCGCTGCGAACACTGCTGTCGCTTGCGCAGGGCCAGCGCCCCGAGACCCACCACTTCGAGCTCGCCACGACGCTGGTCGAGCGCAGCTCCACCGCTCCGTTCACGTAG
- a CDS encoding ammonium transporter, which produces MPELSAGDTAWVLTSAALVLLMTPGLAFFYGGMVRAKAVLNMLMMSFLALAIVPVIWVLWGYSLAFDGTNGGLIGGLGKFGLDGVGIDSMAAAPIPEFAFVAFQAVFAIITVALISGAVAERATFRGWAIFVPIWLTLVYLPVANWVWGGGWIFELGALDFAGGTVVHINAGAAGLALALVLGKRVGWPKQPMRPHNLPFVLLGAGLLWFGWFGFNAGSALGANGLASAAFVNTLVATAAAVLGWLLVDVVKQKHSTTLGAASGAIAGLVAITPACAFVSPIGAIVIGVVAGSVCALCVGLKYKYGYDDSLDVVAVHLVGGVIGTLMIGLLATEAFTGGPEGLFYGGGVDLLWRQAVAAAVVIVFSFVVAFALGKIIDRTVGFRVSEEEEVDGIDLGSHLETAYELTSTSAGPTRGVPVAHAAPVRVEADTTQGA; this is translated from the coding sequence ATGCCCGAACTCAGCGCGGGCGATACCGCGTGGGTGCTCACGAGCGCGGCTCTCGTCCTGCTCATGACCCCAGGCCTGGCGTTCTTCTACGGCGGCATGGTCCGCGCCAAGGCCGTCCTCAACATGCTCATGATGAGTTTCCTCGCGCTGGCGATCGTGCCGGTGATCTGGGTGCTCTGGGGCTACTCGCTCGCGTTCGACGGCACCAACGGCGGCCTGATCGGCGGGCTCGGGAAGTTCGGCCTCGACGGCGTCGGCATCGACAGCATGGCGGCGGCCCCGATCCCGGAGTTCGCGTTCGTCGCGTTCCAGGCCGTGTTCGCCATCATCACGGTGGCGCTGATCAGTGGAGCGGTCGCCGAGCGGGCGACGTTCCGCGGTTGGGCGATCTTCGTGCCGATCTGGCTGACGCTGGTCTACCTCCCTGTCGCGAACTGGGTGTGGGGCGGCGGCTGGATCTTCGAGCTGGGCGCGCTGGACTTCGCCGGCGGCACCGTCGTCCACATCAATGCCGGTGCGGCGGGCCTGGCGCTGGCGCTGGTGCTCGGCAAGCGGGTCGGCTGGCCGAAGCAGCCCATGCGGCCGCACAACCTGCCGTTCGTGCTGCTCGGCGCGGGGCTGCTGTGGTTCGGCTGGTTCGGGTTCAACGCCGGGTCGGCGCTGGGTGCCAACGGGCTGGCGTCGGCGGCGTTCGTCAACACGCTGGTGGCGACGGCGGCCGCCGTCCTGGGCTGGCTGCTGGTCGACGTCGTGAAGCAGAAGCACTCGACGACCCTGGGTGCGGCGTCGGGCGCGATCGCGGGCCTCGTCGCCATCACGCCGGCGTGTGCGTTCGTCAGCCCCATCGGTGCGATCGTCATCGGCGTCGTCGCGGGCTCGGTGTGCGCGCTGTGCGTCGGGCTCAAGTACAAGTACGGCTACGACGACTCGCTCGACGTGGTCGCGGTGCACCTGGTGGGTGGCGTCATCGGGACGCTGATGATCGGCCTGCTGGCCACCGAGGCGTTCACCGGCGGTCCAGAGGGCCTGTTCTACGGTGGCGGCGTGGACCTGCTCTGGCGCCAGGCCGTGGCGGCCGCCGTCGTCATCGTCTTCTCGTTCGTGGTCGCGTTCGCACTGGGCAAGATCATCGACCGGACGGTCGGGTTCCGGGTCAGCGAGGAGGAGGAGGTCGACGGCATCGACCTCGGCAGCCACCTCGAGACCGCCTACGAGCTGACCTCGACGTCGGCCGGTCCGACCCGCGGCGTCCCCGTCGCGCACGCCGCGCCCGTCCGCGTCGAAGCCGACACCACCCAGGGAGCGTGA